Proteins encoded by one window of Lycium barbarum isolate Lr01 chromosome 11, ASM1917538v2, whole genome shotgun sequence:
- the LOC132617456 gene encoding pirin-like protein At1g50590, which yields MSVVREPRSIARKFLARPQQEGLGAVVRRSIGRFELRYFDPFIVLDEFSVSAPAGFPDHPHRGFETVTYMLQGALTHEDFDGNKGTVEAGDLQWITAGRGVVHSEMPAAEGTQKGLQLWINLSSQHKMVQPRYQEISSENIAEATRDGIKVRVIAGEALGVKSTIHTKTPTMYLDFTLKPGSQIQQPIPKSYNSFVYILEGEGIFGQDSRTNSPISSHNLLLLNGLGDGLVAWNKGSKILRFILVGGEPLGEPIEQLGPFVMNTQEEIDQTIEDFENYTNGFEKARHWRSQARVELGY from the exons ATGTCAGTTGTAAGAGAACCACGCTCTATTGCCAGAAAATTTTTGGCAAGGCCTCAACAGGAAGGCCTTGGAGCTGTTGTTAGAAGAAGCATTGGAAG GTTTGAGTTGAGATACTTTGATCCTTTCATTGTTTTGGATGAATTCTCAG TTTCTGCTCCGGCTGGTTTTCCTGATCATCCACATAGAG GCTTTGAAACTGTCACCTACATGTTGCAG GGAGCTTTGACACATGAAGATTTTGATGGAAACAAAGGCACAGTTGAAGCAGGTGATTTACAGTGGATCACTGCTGGAAGAGGAGTAGTTCATTCAGAAATGCCTGCAGCTGAGGGAACTCAAAAGGGTCTACAGTTGTGGATTAATCTATCCTCCCAACACAAAAT GGTACAACCAAGGTATCAAGAAATATCAAGTGAGAACATAGCAGAAGCTACAAGAGATGGGATAAAAGTGAGAGTTATTGCAGGGGAAGCACTAGGAGTAAAATCAACTATACACACAAAAACTCCAACAATGTACTTGGACTTTACTCTAAAACCAGGATCTCAAATTCAACAGCCAATTCCCAAATCATACAACTCATTTGTATATATTTTAGAAGGTGAAGGTATATTTGGCCAAGATTCAAGAACAAATTCACCTATATCTTCACATAATTTATTGCTTTTAAATGGACTTGGTGATGGACTTGTGGCATGGAACAAGGGTTCAAAAATACTAAGGTTTATATTAGTAGGTGGAGAGCCATTGGGTGAACCAATAGAACAATTGGGACCTTTTGTGATGAACACTCAAGAAGAAATTGACCAAACCATTGAAGATTTTGAGAATTATACTAATGGTTTTGAGAAAGCTAGGCATTGGCGATCTCAAGCAAGAGTTGAGCTTGGTTATTAA
- the LOC132619084 gene encoding beta-1,2-xylosyltransferase, giving the protein MMNKKKLKILVSLFALNSITLYLYFSSHPDHFRHKKSPQNHSPITQNLFSSSENRFYSSENRQNSKPWPILPSYLPWSQNPNTPYRSCEGYFGNGFSKKIDLLKNSPALHRSFAGDSPELRRSLGGGWFRCYFSETLQSSICEGGAVKMNSERISMSRGGEKLDAVIGRGEDEELPVFKEGAFEILVNDRKKIGKKLSDDEFLSKYLPEGAISRHTMRELVDSIRLVGADEFHCNEWIEEPSLLITRFEYANLFHTVTDWYSAYAASRVTGLPSRPHLVFVDGHCETQLEETWRALFSSLTYAKNFSGPVCFRHAILSPLGYETALFKGLTEHIDCSGASAHDLWQNPDDKKTARLSEFGEMIRAAFGFPVDRQNIPRTATGPNVLFVRREDYLAHPRHGGKVQSRLSNEQQVFDSIKSWAGNHTGCKLNVINGLFAHLSMKEQVRAIQDASVIVGAHGAGLTHIVSAAPKAVILEIISSEYRRPHFALIAQWKGLEYHPIYLQGGHADPPVVIDELSSILKSLGC; this is encoded by the exons ATGATGAACAAAAAAAAGCTAAAAATTCTTGTTTCTCTCTTTGCTCTAAATTCAATCACTCTATATCTCTACTTCTCTTCACACCCAGATCATTTCCGTCACAAAAAATCTCCTCAGAACCACTCCCCCATCACCCAAAACCTCTTTTCTTCATCGGAAAACCGCTTTTACTCATCGGAAAACCGCCAAAATTCCAAACCATGGCCTATATTACCTTCCTATCTTCCTTGGTCACAAAACCCAAACACCCCTTATCGATCTTGTGAAGGTTACTTTGGAAATGGGTTCAGTAAAAAAATCGATCTTCTCAAAAACTCGCCGGCGCTTCACCGGAGCTTCGCCGGAGATTCACCGGAGCTTCGTCGGAGCTTAGGTGGAGGGTGGTTTAGGTGTTATTTTAGCGAAACATTGCAGAGTTCGATATGCGAAGGAGGTGCTGTAAAGATGAATTCGGAGAGAATTTCGATGTCTCGTGGTGGTGAGAAATTGGATGCGGTTATCGGTAGAGGAGAAGATGAGGAATTACCTGTTTTTAAAGAGGGTGCTTTTGAGATATTGGTTAATGATAGGAAGAAAATTGGGAAAAAATTGAGTGATGATGAGTTCTTGAGTAAATATTTACCTGAAGGTGCGATTTCGAGGCATACTATGAGGGAGTTAGTTGATTCGATTCGGTTGGTTGGTGCTGATGAATTTCATTGTAATGAG TGGATTGAGGAGCCATCACTTTTGATTACACGATTTGAGTATGCAAACCTTTTCCACACAGTTACTGATTGGTATAGTGCATACGCGGCATCTAGAGTTACTGGTTTGCCCAGCCGGCCACATTTGGTTTTTGTAGATGGCCATTGTGAG ACACAATTGGAGGAAACATGGAGAGCATTGTTTTCAAGCCTCACTTATGCTAAAAACTTTAGCGGTCCAGTTTGTTTCCGCCATGCTATCCTCTCACCTTTGGGATATGAAACTGCCCTATTTAAGGGACTGACAGAACACATAGATTGTAGTGGAGCTTCTGCCCATGATTTGTGGCAAAATCCCGATGACAAAAAAACTGCACGGTTATCCGAGTTTGGGGAGATGATCAGAGCAGCCTTTGGATTTCCTGTGGATAGACAGAACATCCCGAGAACAGCCACAGGCCCTAATGTCCTCTTTGTTAGACGTGAGGATTATTTAGCTCATCCACGTCATGGTGGAAAGGTTCAGTCTAGGCTTAGCAATGAACAACAAGTATTTGATTCCATAAAAAGCTGGGCCGGGAACCACACAGGGTGCAAATTAAATGTGATTAACGGATTATTCGCACACTTGTCCATGAAAGAGCAAGTTCGAGCAATCCAAGATGCTTCTGTAATTGTTGGTGCTCATGGAGCAGGTCTGACTCACATTGTTTCTGCAGCACCAAAAGCTGTAATACTAGAAATTATAAGCAGCGAATATAGGCGTCCCCATTTTGCTCTGATTGCACAATGGAAAGGATTGGAGTACCATCCCATTTATTTGCAGGGGGGACATGCAGACCCACCAGTCGTGATCGACGAGCTCAGCAGCATTTTGAAGAGTCTTGGGTGCTAA
- the LOC132619085 gene encoding putative MO25-like protein At5g47540 isoform X4 codes for MPIPATQIAGLANGVNGSKSVKRSSSNLKKLFTKALRSTGVKSIFKSKAKPKLPADVVRRVRLLLEAVDSLDDNVDPKRFDKMQELDTLLHEMKSILYGSNECEPAVEACAQLTQEFFRDNTLRLIIVCLPKLNLEARKDATRIVANLQRQPVNSRLIASDYLEANTDLMDHLVSGYDDPSLALHYGAMLRECIRHQVVARYVLKSEHMKKFFDHMQIPEFDVAADATATFKELMTRHKSTVAEFLFENYDWFFPEFNAKLLESANYITRRQAIKLLGDILLDRSNSAVMTRYVSSKDNLRILMNLLREASKNIQLDAFHVFKLFVANRNKPSDIINIIVANRSKLLRFFASFRIDKDEQFEADKAQVVKEIAELEAKGPLFSGELHKFPGTPTASGELYKSPTGLSRQLI; via the exons ATGCCGATTCCGGCAACCCAAATCGCTGGGTTGGCGAATGGGGTAAATGGGTCTAAGTCTGTGAAACGATCTTCGAGTAATTTGAAGAAGTTGTTTACTAAGGCGTTGCGTTCCACCGGTGTTAAGTCCATCTTCAAATCAAAGGCTAAGCCTAAGCTTCCTGCGGACGTTGTTCGTCGTGTTAGGTTATTGCTCGAGGCTGTTGATTCCCTTGACGACAATGTTGATCCCAAGCGTTTCGATAAG ATGCAGGAATTGGATACTCTTTTACATGAGATGAAATCCATCTTGTATGGAAGTAATGAATGTGAACCCGCTGTTGAAGCCTGTGCGCAACTGACTCAAGAATTTTTTCGAGATAATACACTCCGTCTTATCATCGTTTGTCTTCCTAAATTGAACTTGGAG GCCCGTAAAGATGCCACGCGAATTGTTGCCAATCTGCAAAGGCAACCAGTTAATTCGCGCTTGATTGCTTCTGATTACTTGGAAGCCAACACAGACCTTATGGATCATTTGGTATCTGG GTATGATGATCCAAGTCTTGCTTTGCATTATGGAGCAATGTTGAGGGAGTGCATTCGACATCAGGTTGTTGCAAG ATATGTGTTGAAGTCCGAGCACATGAAAAAGTTTTTCGACCACATGCAAATTCCAGAATTTGATGTTGCTGCAGATGCTACAGCGACCTTTAAG GAGCTTATGACCAGGCATAAGTCTACAGTTGCTGAATTCCTCTTTGAAAATTATGATTGG TTCTTCCCCGAATTTAATGCAAAGCTTTTGGAATCAGCAAACTACATTACCAGAAGACAAGCTATCAAG CTTTTGGGAGATATTTTGCTTGATCGCTCAAATTCTGCCGTAATGACACGATATGTCAGCTCGAAGGATAATTTAAGGATTTTGATGAATCTTTTGAGG GAGGCCAGCAAGAACATTCAGCTCGATGCATTCCATGTGTTTAAG CTTTTCGTGGCTAATAGAAACAAACCTTCTGACATTATCAACATAATCGTGGCCAATAGAAGCAAGCTTCTACGTTTCTTTGCAAGCTTCAGGATCGATAAAG ATGAACAATTCGAGGCGGATAAAGCTCAAGTTGTGAAAGAAATTGCAGAACTCGAAGCGAAAGGACCTCTTTTTTCGGGGGAACTGCATAAGTTTCCCGGTACACCTACTGCTTCAGGAGAACTGTACAAGTCACCAACCGGCCTCTCGAGACAACTTATATAA
- the LOC132618413 gene encoding uncharacterized protein LOC132618413 isoform X1: MGFAAVNPTSMGHVFLRSFHQKDLILGSSMRKETWGFNIYSPKLKYQSRKSFCCNNESIDFEERTSPNEVKKEIEQCYELIRRLGRGIVYLGSSRMGPGHPHYEKTFELGSKIADLLDCTTWSGAGPGLMDAATQGALQAGKPVGGFKIGREAGEWTATNFHSYLPSESYLTCRFFSARKHGLVDAVVRCRSSERTAVVALPGGIGTLDEVFEIMALIQLERIGSLLPVPLLLMNYDSFYSNLLEFVNDCEKWGTVSKGEVASLWKVCNNNSEALDYLAEFYGLSPIEISRKDSESSEYRSVS; the protein is encoded by the exons ATGGGGTTTGCTGCAGTTAATCCCACTTCAATGGGTCATGTTTTTCTAAGAAGCTTTCATCAGAAAGACTTAATTTTGGGTTCTTCAATGCGAAAAGAAACATGGGGTTTTAATATTTATTCGCCGAAGCTCAAGTACCAATCAAGAAAGTCATTTTGCTGCAATAATGAATCAATTGATTTTGAAGAAAGAACAAGTCCTAATGAG GTCAAGAAAGAGATTGAGCAATGCTATGAATTAATACGCAGGCTTGGTCGGGGTATTGTGTATTTGGGATCTTCAAGGATGGGCCCTGGACATCCTCACTATGAAAAAACCTTTGAATTGGGGAGCAAG ATTGCAGACCTCTTAGATTGTACAACGTGGTCAGGGGCTGGGCCGGGCTTAATGGATGCTGCCACGCAAGGTGCTCTACAAGCAGGGAAGCCCGTTGGCGGGTTCAAGATAGGTAGAGAAGCAGGGGAATGGACGGCTACAAATTTTCACTCATACTTACCATCAGAAAGTTATCTTACATGCAG ATTTTTCTCCGCAAGGAAACACGGGTTAGTGGATGCTGTTGTGAGATGTCGAAGCTCAGAAAGGACAGCTGTTGTCGCACTTCCGGGAGGAATTGGTACCCTCGACGAGGTTTTTGAGATCATGGCTTTGATTCAGCTTGAACGGATTGGATCTCTACTTCCTGTTCCCTTGCTTCTAATGAACTATGACTCATTTTATTCCAATTTGCTGGAGTTCGTCAATGATTGTGAGAAGTGGGGGACTGTGTCTAAGGGTGAGGTTGCATCATTGTGGAAAGTTTGTAACAACAACTCTGAAGCTTTGGATTACTTGGCTGAATTTTATGGTCTTTCTCCTATAGAGATCAGTAGAAAAGATTCTGAATCATCAGAATATAGAAGTGTATCTTGA
- the LOC132619085 gene encoding putative MO25-like protein At5g47540 isoform X1: protein MPIPATQIAGLANGVNGSKSVKRSSSNLKKLFTKALRSTGVKSIFKSKAKPKLPADVVRRVRLLLEAVDSLDDNVDPKRFDKMQELDTLLHEMKSILYGSNECEPAVEACAQLTQEFFRDNTLRLIIVCLPKLNLEARKDATRIVANLQRQPVNSRLIASDYLEANTDLMDHLVSGYDDPSLALHYGAMLRECIRHQVVARYVLKSEHMKKFFDHMQIPEFDVAADATATFKELMTRHKSTVAEFLFENYDWFFPEFNAKLLESANYITRRQAIKLLGDILLDRSNSAVMTRYVSSKDNLRILMNLLREASKNIQLDAFHVFKLFVANRNKPSDIINIIVANRSKLLRFFASFRIDKEHCLFAEDEQFEADKAQVVKEIAELEAKGPLFSGELHKFPGTPTASGELYKSPTGLSRQLI, encoded by the exons ATGCCGATTCCGGCAACCCAAATCGCTGGGTTGGCGAATGGGGTAAATGGGTCTAAGTCTGTGAAACGATCTTCGAGTAATTTGAAGAAGTTGTTTACTAAGGCGTTGCGTTCCACCGGTGTTAAGTCCATCTTCAAATCAAAGGCTAAGCCTAAGCTTCCTGCGGACGTTGTTCGTCGTGTTAGGTTATTGCTCGAGGCTGTTGATTCCCTTGACGACAATGTTGATCCCAAGCGTTTCGATAAG ATGCAGGAATTGGATACTCTTTTACATGAGATGAAATCCATCTTGTATGGAAGTAATGAATGTGAACCCGCTGTTGAAGCCTGTGCGCAACTGACTCAAGAATTTTTTCGAGATAATACACTCCGTCTTATCATCGTTTGTCTTCCTAAATTGAACTTGGAG GCCCGTAAAGATGCCACGCGAATTGTTGCCAATCTGCAAAGGCAACCAGTTAATTCGCGCTTGATTGCTTCTGATTACTTGGAAGCCAACACAGACCTTATGGATCATTTGGTATCTGG GTATGATGATCCAAGTCTTGCTTTGCATTATGGAGCAATGTTGAGGGAGTGCATTCGACATCAGGTTGTTGCAAG ATATGTGTTGAAGTCCGAGCACATGAAAAAGTTTTTCGACCACATGCAAATTCCAGAATTTGATGTTGCTGCAGATGCTACAGCGACCTTTAAG GAGCTTATGACCAGGCATAAGTCTACAGTTGCTGAATTCCTCTTTGAAAATTATGATTGG TTCTTCCCCGAATTTAATGCAAAGCTTTTGGAATCAGCAAACTACATTACCAGAAGACAAGCTATCAAG CTTTTGGGAGATATTTTGCTTGATCGCTCAAATTCTGCCGTAATGACACGATATGTCAGCTCGAAGGATAATTTAAGGATTTTGATGAATCTTTTGAGG GAGGCCAGCAAGAACATTCAGCTCGATGCATTCCATGTGTTTAAG CTTTTCGTGGCTAATAGAAACAAACCTTCTGACATTATCAACATAATCGTGGCCAATAGAAGCAAGCTTCTACGTTTCTTTGCAAGCTTCAGGATCGATAAAG AGCATTGTTTGTTTGCAGAAGATGAACAATTCGAGGCGGATAAAGCTCAAGTTGTGAAAGAAATTGCAGAACTCGAAGCGAAAGGACCTCTTTTTTCGGGGGAACTGCATAAGTTTCCCGGTACACCTACTGCTTCAGGAGAACTGTACAAGTCACCAACCGGCCTCTCGAGACAACTTATATAA
- the LOC132617457 gene encoding small ribosomal subunit protein eS8-like — translation MGISRDSMHKRRATGGKKKAWRKKRKYELGRQPANTKLVPNAKTVRRIRVRGGNVKWRALRLDTGNYSWGSEAVTRKTRLLDVVYNASNNELVRTQTLVKSAIVQVDAAPFKQWYLQHYGVEVGRKKKTAASKKEGEEAEAVPEEKKSNHVQRKLEKRQQDRKIDPHIEEQFASGRLLAAISSRPGQCGRADGYILEGKELEFYMKKLQKKKGKGASGATA, via the exons ATGG GTATCTCTCGTGATTCTATGCACAAGAGACGTGCCACTGGAGGCAAAAAGAAGGCTTGGAGGAAGAAGAGAAA GTACGAGCTTGGAAGACAGCCAGCAAACACAAAGCTTGTGCCTAATGCTAAGACTGTTAGACGGATAAGAGTCCGAGGAGGTAATGTGAAGTGGCGTGCTTTGAGGTTGGATACTGGGAATTACTCTTGGGGTAGCGAGGCTGTTACAAGGAAGACTCGTTTGTTGGATGTGGTGTATAATGCCTCTAACAATGAGTTGGTTAGGACACAAACCCTGGTGAAGAGTGCAATTGTTCAGGTTGATGCAGCTCCATTTAAACAGTGGTATCTCCAACACTATGGAGTTGAAGTTGGTCGCAAGAAGAAGACTGCTGCTTCCAAGAAAGAAGGAGAG GAGGCTGAGGCTGTTCCAGAGGAGAAGAAGAGTAACCATGTCCAAAGAAAGCTGGAAAAGAGGCAACAGGATCGCAAGATTGACCCACATATTGAGGAGCAATTTGCTAGTGGGCGTCTATTGGCTGCAATCTCGTCACGACCTGGCCAGTGTGGTCGCGCTGATGG TTACATCTTGGAGGGTAAGGAACTCGAGTTTTACATGAAGAAACTCCAGAAGAAGAAAGGGAAGGGTGCCAGTGGTGCTACTGCTTAG
- the LOC132618413 gene encoding cytokinin riboside 5'-monophosphate phosphoribohydrolase LOG4-like isoform X2 — MGFAAVNPTSMGHVFLRSFHQKDLILGSSMRKETWGFNIYSPKLKYQSRKSFCCNNESIDFEERTSPNEVKKEIEQCYELIRRLGRGIVYLGSSRMGPGHPHYEKTFELGSKIADLLDCTTWSGAGPGLMDAATQGALQAGKPVGGFKIGREAGEWTATNFHSYLPSESYLTCRKHGLVDAVVRCRSSERTAVVALPGGIGTLDEVFEIMALIQLERIGSLLPVPLLLMNYDSFYSNLLEFVNDCEKWGTVSKGEVASLWKVCNNNSEALDYLAEFYGLSPIEISRKDSESSEYRSVS, encoded by the exons ATGGGGTTTGCTGCAGTTAATCCCACTTCAATGGGTCATGTTTTTCTAAGAAGCTTTCATCAGAAAGACTTAATTTTGGGTTCTTCAATGCGAAAAGAAACATGGGGTTTTAATATTTATTCGCCGAAGCTCAAGTACCAATCAAGAAAGTCATTTTGCTGCAATAATGAATCAATTGATTTTGAAGAAAGAACAAGTCCTAATGAG GTCAAGAAAGAGATTGAGCAATGCTATGAATTAATACGCAGGCTTGGTCGGGGTATTGTGTATTTGGGATCTTCAAGGATGGGCCCTGGACATCCTCACTATGAAAAAACCTTTGAATTGGGGAGCAAG ATTGCAGACCTCTTAGATTGTACAACGTGGTCAGGGGCTGGGCCGGGCTTAATGGATGCTGCCACGCAAGGTGCTCTACAAGCAGGGAAGCCCGTTGGCGGGTTCAAGATAGGTAGAGAAGCAGGGGAATGGACGGCTACAAATTTTCACTCATACTTACCATCAGAAAGTTATCTTACATGCAG GAAACACGGGTTAGTGGATGCTGTTGTGAGATGTCGAAGCTCAGAAAGGACAGCTGTTGTCGCACTTCCGGGAGGAATTGGTACCCTCGACGAGGTTTTTGAGATCATGGCTTTGATTCAGCTTGAACGGATTGGATCTCTACTTCCTGTTCCCTTGCTTCTAATGAACTATGACTCATTTTATTCCAATTTGCTGGAGTTCGTCAATGATTGTGAGAAGTGGGGGACTGTGTCTAAGGGTGAGGTTGCATCATTGTGGAAAGTTTGTAACAACAACTCTGAAGCTTTGGATTACTTGGCTGAATTTTATGGTCTTTCTCCTATAGAGATCAGTAGAAAAGATTCTGAATCATCAGAATATAGAAGTGTATCTTGA
- the LOC132619085 gene encoding putative MO25-like protein At5g47540 isoform X2 — protein sequence MPIPATQIAGLANGVNGSKSVKRSSSNLKKLFTKALRSTGVKSIFKSKAKPKLPADVVRRVRLLLEAVDSLDDNVDPKRFDKELDTLLHEMKSILYGSNECEPAVEACAQLTQEFFRDNTLRLIIVCLPKLNLEARKDATRIVANLQRQPVNSRLIASDYLEANTDLMDHLVSGYDDPSLALHYGAMLRECIRHQVVARYVLKSEHMKKFFDHMQIPEFDVAADATATFKELMTRHKSTVAEFLFENYDWFFPEFNAKLLESANYITRRQAIKLLGDILLDRSNSAVMTRYVSSKDNLRILMNLLREASKNIQLDAFHVFKLFVANRNKPSDIINIIVANRSKLLRFFASFRIDKEHCLFAEDEQFEADKAQVVKEIAELEAKGPLFSGELHKFPGTPTASGELYKSPTGLSRQLI from the exons ATGCCGATTCCGGCAACCCAAATCGCTGGGTTGGCGAATGGGGTAAATGGGTCTAAGTCTGTGAAACGATCTTCGAGTAATTTGAAGAAGTTGTTTACTAAGGCGTTGCGTTCCACCGGTGTTAAGTCCATCTTCAAATCAAAGGCTAAGCCTAAGCTTCCTGCGGACGTTGTTCGTCGTGTTAGGTTATTGCTCGAGGCTGTTGATTCCCTTGACGACAATGTTGATCCCAAGCGTTTCGATAAG GAATTGGATACTCTTTTACATGAGATGAAATCCATCTTGTATGGAAGTAATGAATGTGAACCCGCTGTTGAAGCCTGTGCGCAACTGACTCAAGAATTTTTTCGAGATAATACACTCCGTCTTATCATCGTTTGTCTTCCTAAATTGAACTTGGAG GCCCGTAAAGATGCCACGCGAATTGTTGCCAATCTGCAAAGGCAACCAGTTAATTCGCGCTTGATTGCTTCTGATTACTTGGAAGCCAACACAGACCTTATGGATCATTTGGTATCTGG GTATGATGATCCAAGTCTTGCTTTGCATTATGGAGCAATGTTGAGGGAGTGCATTCGACATCAGGTTGTTGCAAG ATATGTGTTGAAGTCCGAGCACATGAAAAAGTTTTTCGACCACATGCAAATTCCAGAATTTGATGTTGCTGCAGATGCTACAGCGACCTTTAAG GAGCTTATGACCAGGCATAAGTCTACAGTTGCTGAATTCCTCTTTGAAAATTATGATTGG TTCTTCCCCGAATTTAATGCAAAGCTTTTGGAATCAGCAAACTACATTACCAGAAGACAAGCTATCAAG CTTTTGGGAGATATTTTGCTTGATCGCTCAAATTCTGCCGTAATGACACGATATGTCAGCTCGAAGGATAATTTAAGGATTTTGATGAATCTTTTGAGG GAGGCCAGCAAGAACATTCAGCTCGATGCATTCCATGTGTTTAAG CTTTTCGTGGCTAATAGAAACAAACCTTCTGACATTATCAACATAATCGTGGCCAATAGAAGCAAGCTTCTACGTTTCTTTGCAAGCTTCAGGATCGATAAAG AGCATTGTTTGTTTGCAGAAGATGAACAATTCGAGGCGGATAAAGCTCAAGTTGTGAAAGAAATTGCAGAACTCGAAGCGAAAGGACCTCTTTTTTCGGGGGAACTGCATAAGTTTCCCGGTACACCTACTGCTTCAGGAGAACTGTACAAGTCACCAACCGGCCTCTCGAGACAACTTATATAA
- the LOC132619085 gene encoding putative MO25-like protein At5g47540 isoform X3 — MPIPATQIAGLANGVNGSKSVKRSSSNLKKLFTKALRSTGVKSIFKSKAKPKLPADVVRRVRLLLEAVDSLDDNVDPKRFDKMQELDTLLHEMKSILYGSNECEPAVEACAQLTQEFFRDNTLRLIIVCLPKLNLEARKDATRIVANLQRQPVNSRLIASDYLEANTDLMDHLVSGYDDPSLALHYGAMLRECIRHQVVARYVLKSEHMKKFFDHMQIPEFDVAADATATFKELMTRHKSTVAEFLFENYDWFFPEFNAKLLESANYITRRQAIKLLGDILLDRSNSAVMTRYVSSKDNLRILMNLLREASKNIQLDAFHVFKLFVANRNKPSDIINIIVANRSKLLRFFASFRIDKEDEQFEADKAQVVKEIAELEAKGPLFSGELHKFPGTPTASGELYKSPTGLSRQLI; from the exons ATGCCGATTCCGGCAACCCAAATCGCTGGGTTGGCGAATGGGGTAAATGGGTCTAAGTCTGTGAAACGATCTTCGAGTAATTTGAAGAAGTTGTTTACTAAGGCGTTGCGTTCCACCGGTGTTAAGTCCATCTTCAAATCAAAGGCTAAGCCTAAGCTTCCTGCGGACGTTGTTCGTCGTGTTAGGTTATTGCTCGAGGCTGTTGATTCCCTTGACGACAATGTTGATCCCAAGCGTTTCGATAAG ATGCAGGAATTGGATACTCTTTTACATGAGATGAAATCCATCTTGTATGGAAGTAATGAATGTGAACCCGCTGTTGAAGCCTGTGCGCAACTGACTCAAGAATTTTTTCGAGATAATACACTCCGTCTTATCATCGTTTGTCTTCCTAAATTGAACTTGGAG GCCCGTAAAGATGCCACGCGAATTGTTGCCAATCTGCAAAGGCAACCAGTTAATTCGCGCTTGATTGCTTCTGATTACTTGGAAGCCAACACAGACCTTATGGATCATTTGGTATCTGG GTATGATGATCCAAGTCTTGCTTTGCATTATGGAGCAATGTTGAGGGAGTGCATTCGACATCAGGTTGTTGCAAG ATATGTGTTGAAGTCCGAGCACATGAAAAAGTTTTTCGACCACATGCAAATTCCAGAATTTGATGTTGCTGCAGATGCTACAGCGACCTTTAAG GAGCTTATGACCAGGCATAAGTCTACAGTTGCTGAATTCCTCTTTGAAAATTATGATTGG TTCTTCCCCGAATTTAATGCAAAGCTTTTGGAATCAGCAAACTACATTACCAGAAGACAAGCTATCAAG CTTTTGGGAGATATTTTGCTTGATCGCTCAAATTCTGCCGTAATGACACGATATGTCAGCTCGAAGGATAATTTAAGGATTTTGATGAATCTTTTGAGG GAGGCCAGCAAGAACATTCAGCTCGATGCATTCCATGTGTTTAAG CTTTTCGTGGCTAATAGAAACAAACCTTCTGACATTATCAACATAATCGTGGCCAATAGAAGCAAGCTTCTACGTTTCTTTGCAAGCTTCAGGATCGATAAAG AAGATGAACAATTCGAGGCGGATAAAGCTCAAGTTGTGAAAGAAATTGCAGAACTCGAAGCGAAAGGACCTCTTTTTTCGGGGGAACTGCATAAGTTTCCCGGTACACCTACTGCTTCAGGAGAACTGTACAAGTCACCAACCGGCCTCTCGAGACAACTTATATAA